The following coding sequences are from one Microtus pennsylvanicus isolate mMicPen1 chromosome 1, mMicPen1.hap1, whole genome shotgun sequence window:
- the Denr gene encoding density-regulated protein, which produces MATDISESSGTDCKGDTRNSAKLDSEYPLRVLYCGVCSLPTEYCEYMPDVAKCRQWLEKNFPNEFAKLTVENSPKQEAGISEGQGTVGEEEEKKKQKRGGRGQIKQKKKTVPQKVTIAKIPRAKKKYVTRVCGLATFEIDLKEAQRFFAQKFSCGASVTGEDEIIIQGDFTDDIIDVIQEKWPEVDDDSIEDLGEVKK; this is translated from the exons ATGGCTACTGACATTTCTGAATCCAGTGGGACTGATTGCAAAGGCGATACGAGGAACAGTGCCAAGTTAGATTCCGAGTACCCTCTTCGAGTCCTTTATTGCGGAG TTTGTTCATTACCAACAGAG tACTGTGAATATATGCCTGATGTTGCTAAATGTAGACAATGGCTAGAGAAAAATTTTCCAAATGAATTTGCAAAACTGACTGTAG aaaattCACCCAAACAAGAAGCTGGCATTAGTGAAGGTCAAGGGACAgtaggggaagaggaggagaagaaaaagcaaaagagag GGGGAAGAGgtcaaataaaacagaagaagaagacagtACCACAGAAGGTCACAATAGCCAAAATTCCCAGAGCGAAGAAGAAATACGTGACGAGAGTGTGTGGCCTTGCAACATTTG aaattgATCTCAAAGAAGCACAAAGATTTTTTGCTCAAAAATTCTCCTGCGGTGCCTCAGTAACAGGGGAGGATGAGATCATCATTCAGGGAGACTTCACAGATGACATAATTGATGTCATTCAGGAAAAGTGGCCAGAG GTGGATGATGACAGCATCGAAGACCTTGGAGAAGTGAAGAAGTGA